GCCTGAAAGCATTCCCGTGCCACATGTTGCACTTGACAGCCATAAACATCAAAGTTCTCCAATTGTTTTAGTGATTTAAACACATTCAAAGGCAAATGAGTCAACTGGGAATTGTGTAACACCAAAGTCGTATAATTGCCCagtttttttgtgatttcacttttaaaatatgccaCTTGCGAGTCGAGCGGATAGTTCAATTCTGCGCACAGATTCTCATTACATTCGAGGCTATACACTGACTCTGGCTTAGGGTTAGACTGACAGCTGTTAAGcctcatcatcagcatcatccaTAGCAGATATAGATAAAAACACACTGATGACATCTCAACACTAGACTATTGTTTCCGCAACTGAAATGTGTCACTGGTTAGATCAGCCTTTTTAAACCAAATAACATTCGGAATCAATCGGCATCTATCAAAGACGGATTCTCGACATTAAAAGCAAACTCACCCAGAACTGGTATTCTAACTATATGAAACAATATCCAAAGATGAGTATAACCAATTCATAATCAAGCTTGTTATGCTTTGCATTAAAAACATTGCTCATGAGCATTATGGATAAATAACACTAGACAGATTAATGTACGTCACCAACATATCAACTCAATGACTTATCTGGACTTTAGCTAAATCTAATTATGAAAGGTTTAGTTTACAATCAAATCAGTTTAGTGAGTAGAGTGTTCAAGTCTCGTTTTAACTAAGCTTACGTTCTCTTGCCTTTATGTCACAAGTTATAACGActaagaaacaaaacaaaaaaaaaaccgattGCCTGTTGTCGAAAAGCGAAATGCtaataaaaagatattttatatatgtgcaCACTGAATATTCGACAAGTTTCTGTTCGTATAGTAATTTTTGGACACAGACCGCAGCGATAAGCACGTTCTGAATACAGTTCCCGAAGCAtgcatataatattattatggaGCTGTTAGGCAActagtatgtatgtacatatatcagCTGTGAGATATGAGTATCATACAGTATGGATatcgtgtatgtgtgtgtgtgtgcgttttatGAGTATGTGGGCCAAGTTCACTGGTCAACATGGCTACTGTTGCTGATAAGACGGGAGATTTGTACGTAATAGCTGCCCTTTATGGCTACTTTattgtaattgcaatttaaacggacttgttatttataattgataGTCAACTAGAAGATCATGCCAAGTGTTGTTTGcaatataatatacaatacTGAGAAACACACTTAAATCGAGAGTCTTTCGTGTATCGATAGTTTCTATTGAAAGATTCTAAAAAAAACCGATAAAAGTATCAACATTTACGACTCTACTGTACTGTAGTAAtgacatttcaatattttctgtCCCTATCGAATCTCTATTACGATATATTCCAAATTAGATTTTGCCACATGATGATAAACTTAGCGGGAAGaccaataaaatatttaatgtctcCATATATGTAGGCGCCATAAAACGTCACGATAGGAACACAAACTGCCTGACTGATTGTTTGTCATACGACTTTAAAggctatataaataaatatatatttgtttgcaCAGCGAAACTATTGaggaaaatttgatttaaattaaacgcaacaaacaattttcactGCGAAGACTGACAACAATACAAGCACAAAGTCCCGACTGAACAGCATTTATATTAAAGAGAGGGTACTGTTTGGTGGACGGAGAAAAGAAAGAGGGCCTTTTGCTGGTATGCAAAGTAATTGGcggcaaattgaattgaaagaaCGACGACGAGAAATTATCGCTAAACGAAGTCATGCCGTTTCAATTGACTGACAACGAAAGGGCAAAAAACAACTATCAGTCGCTATATCTATATCTTATCTATATATGAACATGCTTAGATACAACTACAAACATAAGCAATTCAAGAATGTGATCAGTAATTGCCAATAAACAGATCGATCGATAATTATGCgtctaaaacaaatattagcTTTTTTGggtattacttatttaaaatgcaaattgaatcatttttttatttgtttatttgttcgTTGTGCTTATCGCTTGCCCAGGAAACTGTTGCCAAAACTTAATTGGATGCGGCCACTGAAATGTTATTtgtttgcatataaattaattgtgctTTTCTTAGCATTTAGTGAGGTTTgtttaactttgttttgttaAGCACTGTAAAAGCCCAAATTGATTGGACTGAACTAACTAGAAAGCAGGTCAAACGTGTTTCTTAAAGCcataataattcttatttatttgtttacttcttgtataaaaattataatatcttttaatgaattaatgtCTTAATGCCAACAAATTTCTATACTTTGGAAAATTTTCATCGTTTATCGCACCTGTAGCCCcatacaataacaactactTGTGGCTGATGTAAGGAGGGCCAAGACGCTTTCAATTTGGCCAACTGTCGCTCATAACTTGTTGAGCAAATGCCAAACTactgcacacatacatacacaattataaataaacaatatactcgtatataaattcgttaacaatatttatatatgcaaaCAGGCGTGAAATTGttcaatgttaattttttcatcaAATCCAACTGCAAATGctctacaaataattttaaaaaaaattaatatttacataaagaCTGAAACTTATGATAACATAACTTTTTTctggatatttttaaattaaataaataaatgaaaaaaaattcaaattatttatttacatttgtgaATGGTTTTTTTGTAAGAGAGAGATAACAGTAGGTTCACAACTTGgatttttgtatacatattataagCAAACTTATGATGCATTCCGTTTTATGTTATACAGGCAGTTGTTTAATCATTCAGGAAGAGTATTATATATTCGTCAATTTCTATATTATTATCTGTTCattctcatttaattttaaagcgcAAACGTGTCACAATATTGTTTTTGTCAGCATTCGATTTAATTGGTGATTTATCTCAAAACATCTTTTAAGtacattaaaatgtaaataactTAACTGAACGAAACTGTAAagatattatattgaattccATAGATCATGTCTAAAAggattttaactttaatatataatatgcataAGATATACGACATAGAATACATATTTTGAACTATAACCGTTTATCTAGTTCTACCTATGATTAGATAGTTTCGAGTTCGAGGACATTATTCTAGTTAACTGTGACACACAccgcatatacatatattattgctcctaagcaaatatttactcAGGCTGTTCCAAAGTTTTGCTTCTGATCGCCCCGCTGTCTGATAGAAAATCAGCGCTATcagctaaaaattatttgtttccCTCACAAAGCACAAGGTAAACACATGTGGAGAGTACATGGAAGAGTAAACAATTCTATAACCAAACTATACGAGAACTGTGACTCTGATAAGCCGACAGCGTTGCGTATTATACAAGTTAACGATAATAATATTTAGGTTTACTGTATTACTCGCAATTGTTGACCAGCAAGAACACAGCTTTTTCATTAGCATATGAAAAGCTGACTAAGCGCAATGAAAACTGGAGGaaagaaaattaacattaacaaagTCACAGACTGTGCAAATATTTCAGTgacattataaaaaataacactgTTAAAGTTATCTCGAGTCAGTGCGGATGTGCGGCTTCAATTaaccggcaacaacaataaaaacaaaattattatagataTGTCAAAATGATGacagcaaaaaattaaataatacacaTTATATGTGTAGCTTGATAGCGTTTTTGAATGTAATCAGAATAATAAAGCTTttcctatatatattttctacagATTTATGCCCTTCATTTAAAAAAGGCATTTAAAATGAGCCATTAACTTTGTATCgtttaattatacaaaatatagtaAATCATTTGgtacgtgtatgtatatacaatcttttttttttttttagatatattcCTAATAGAATTAGTACTTTGATGTATAATTTAATCGAAATggtaaatttgttgttatttatccGTTTAATAAGTTCGGCAAACACCTGGCAACTTATAAGCTATTGAAATTCTTTCGttatttctgaaaaaaaaagtctcaaaaaaatataaagtattataaacaaagaaaaaccACAACCATATGCTGCCAACTTATTggaaataacaaaacaaaggcAAGAACGCCTCTCATATTTTGTAAGAATACATTGAATAAGTTATTAATGAGAATTTAAATAACTCAACTAATGTAGCaagtatttacatttatttaattcgtagaaaaaattttagtgtGTCCTCAATATAAGTCTGAAGCAGAGAATCAATTTGTAGTCCTGACAATTTATAAAGTTCTTTTATTGCCATCCTCCAGCAGAGAAAGAGTATTGCCGAGGGTACTTGGGTATGTTGGGTTCGATTTTTGTTTGTAgcaatttgtgtttttcattttattcatttttcttttttttttgcaaaatcaaaacaccaTGAATAGAACAAATGATTATATAGAACTGATGAGAGCATGATGAGAGCTATACAGAATAATTTGCTCGCATGTGAATCGATGGCGATCGCATTTTTAGTTGCCAGTGAAACGCGTAACCCGAAACACGCATACGCCATGAGAACCCGTGTCGCAGTCCATCTATTCATCGGGATATTGCTTGTAGTTTCAAATGCCAAAGGCAGAACGGAAGATGAGGATGGAGAGATATTGGATGAGAGTTTAAcaacagagacaacaacagaGCGCAGTAGCAAAAAGCAATTGATTAATATTGAAAGTCTGCaggaaaattgtaaattcgAGAGGACAAAATTTGATGTCGCTGTAGCGGCTTCAACTTTGATCGACCGGAAGCGATGGCATTTTTTGAGCTGCCCACAAAGGTGCACATAGCACCAGATGGTGCCACCTATGAACTGGGCGAGGAGGAACGCCTTGTCACTTTGATAATGGAAAATGCGACGTTTGTGAATTTTCCCCTGCATCTATTCTACGAACTGCCGCAGCTGAGTGATCTGGACATGCGTCATTGCAACATGCGTTACGTCAGCTGGGAATGCTTTCTCGAAGCGAATAAGTTGAAAATTCTATTGCTCTCTGATAACGAAATCGCTCAGCTGGATGAGAGTAGTTTTTCCTATGCAAGCGAGcttgaatatttgtttatcaGTTACAACAAACTGTCCAGCTTACATCCGGATGCGTTCAAGGGACTTGGACAGTTGCGTCATCTTGATCTCAGTAATAATCAGTTGGAGCTGCTGCCCGAGCAACTTTTCGAGGAACTGTCCGCACTTCAGGAGCTAGTACTGGCTGAGAATAAATTACGCTATATTAGCAGTGAGCTGTTGTCACACAATACTCGACTCCAAACTGTAGTATTGCACACAAATCAACTGCAAAATCTGGGCGAGTATGCGTTCCATTCAGCGCCTCTTCTGCTGTTCGTTGAACTGTCCCATAATCCAGGACTGGAGGTGCTTCTTCTTAGCCTCAATGCAGGACACTTGCTGGCCAGAAATTGCTCTTTGAGCCGTGTCAATCTATTTGGTGCTGTCTCGAACGTTGATCTCGATAATAATCACCTGCAGGAACTGTATTTTTCAACGTCGGAGGCACTAGAGCACCTGGTGTTGCGTAACAACTCGCTacagcaacttgcaacattgtCGAATGTGCCACGCCTACGTCATCTTAATGTTGCCGATAATCCGCAATTGGGAGATCTGCCAAACGATTGGCAGACGCCGGAATTGGAGCGATTGGACTTAAGCAATACGGGTTTGCTGCAGTTGCCACTGGAGGCACTGCGTGGCATGCCACAGTTGCGAAAACTTAATGTGTCGGCCAATAATATCAGCGAAATTAATCCACAGGCAAGTTGTTCCCAAGTATCGGTAACAAGACCTAAcagtttatattaatattgggTGGCCGAAATTGGATTGTCGGAATTTTATACTTTCGATAAAGATCAAGAGATTCACGATCGCGATATTATGCAGTTACTCAAATAATAGGAAAATGTAGACTAACAAAATGGTGCATCCATAATTGAATATAGTTTAcattatataagaaaataatcagtttaaaagttattgacaAAAGCCCATATGACTCTTTTGTCAGCCAACcaattcttaaatttgtagATTATTTAGAATTGCTTCCTTTTCtgatatttgatattattttttcgaaatatcCACAGGACTTTGAACAGTTGACACAACTCACACACTTTTACATACATGCGAACAACTGGAACTGCTTTAATCTAAGGTTGGTGATGGATATGGTCATTATACAGCATGGTATTAGCTATACCGTAGATAAATTCAATGATGACTTTCCGGGTGAGTATATCTATGGCATTGAATGCATGTATCGACTCCCCGAGCAAGAGCAGATGACATCGGATATGCAACAAGAGGTGGACTCATCATCGGCCTCCTCGGCGACCATCGAGTACTCACAGCTTGTCGAGCCGAATGTGGTGGAAAAACTGCGACAAGAGCTCAAGTCTGTGGTGCAGCATTTTGAGACGAGGCTCGATATGGTCTCCGGACAACTCAATACTCTCAATGCCAAAATGCAGACGCTGGAGCATATGAACAGCTCGTTATGGAACCAGGTGTCCATCAGAATTTGAATGTGCTGCTAACTGAACAAGATGATTTTTCCTATCCTGTCTTAAAAGATTTCctttttaaatgtcaatttaGTTTCGTGTCAATGTTTTTTACAATAAAGTAATTAGTGGCAATTACCGAGAATAATCCTtttcaaagtttatttttaaacttaaggttttatattatgttttatattaagGTCTAAAGCTGTTTGTAACAAGCGGGCAATATCGATAAAGTTGGAAATACAATGTTTGTTTGATAAACCCATGATGGTTGTAATAGGGGTAGATTCAAGTCAAGTTGGcaatgcttaaattaaaaactgttgGCAATACCGTTGAACAGGTGCCAGATTGCTCGACTACGAGATACCCTAAGAAATGAATGCAAATTCATGTGTGTGTTATTTTGGGAATGAGTTCAGTCCCAGTTTGATTCAGCTCAGCTCAGAGTATACAAGCAAATCAACTGAGACATAATTTTCGgtttaacataataattacagcaaaaatattgatttacgAGATAAGCAAAGAAGTCGAGAAATGGGTT
The genomic region above belongs to Drosophila innubila isolate TH190305 chromosome 3R unlocalized genomic scaffold, UK_Dinn_1.0 2_E_3R, whole genome shotgun sequence and contains:
- the LOC117790067 gene encoding insulin-like growth factor-binding protein complex acid labile subunit, whose product is MAFFELPTKVHIAPDGATYELGEEERLVTLIMENATFVNFPLHLFYELPQLSDLDMRHCNMRYVSWECFLEANKLKILLLSDNEIAQLDESSFSYASELEYLFISYNKLSSLHPDAFKGLGQLRHLDLSNNQLELLPEQLFEELSALQELVLAENKLRYISSELLSHNTRLQTVVLHTNQLQNLGEYAFHSAPLLLFVELSHNPGLEVLLLSLNAGHLLARNCSLSRVNLFGAVSNVDLDNNHLQELYFSTSEALEHLVLRNNSLQQLATLSNVPRLRHLNVADNPQLGDLPNDWQTPELERLDLSNTGLLQLPLEALRGMPQLRKLNVSANNISEINPQDFEQLTQLTHFYIHANNWNCFNLRLVMDMVIIQHGISYTVDKFNDDFPGEYIYGIECMYRLPEQEQMTSDMQQEVDSSSASSATIEYSQLVEPNVVEKLRQELKSVVQHFETRLDMVSGQLNTLNAKMQTLEHMNSSLWNQVSIRI